A region of Maridesulfovibrio sp. DNA encodes the following proteins:
- a CDS encoding non-ribosomal peptide synthetase produces the protein MKNRTEQKLYELSHPQKRVWYGEKTYPGVGAANLVFLVKFDFEVDFTILEKAINAVLKAHVGVRMRITEIPEEDSVKPYQYVTPYTDREFEIHNFHVPGGSEKLKNWAAEKTAEPFPFLDTEFIYFALLNYDDGKKGYYIKLHHIISDGGTFLLLFRDIKNTYLRLQEGKEPDFSTINSYLDFLSYEKEYLNSDRFNEDKKFWEEQMLPMPEEISLSGTRVKEDLLDAGQATLAFASGLRTEMHAWAKENKTSLFKIVYSAIAVYISRITGTDDFVLPTFNHNRSIKEQYEMAGMFISTIPVRIQLDGEDSFSSLVKRNGEHLNYLIKERQKYPFDELGLLLREKSGIDPSFFMNVSVIGHQDVILEGMSVEHLQPPYEAGGLSIHVNPENKDITGILELEFDYKKNLYSHEDIETIFNGLCNIIAAGIRRSEGKIKDLPILAPAQIKQLIHGVNDTEKNYDLETTLVHLFERQVKLHGDSCALVLEDRKLTYAELSRKADSLAFKLREAGVGPEIIVGLIAGRTVESIIAILAILKAGGAYLPIDPKSPSERILYILKDSGAGILLGCGNDVPESYTGTYFELTNDSLFSPVKGSLPISTNPRSAAYIIYTSGSTGRPKGVVIEQRSVVNLVNWHSRAYGIKPGTKTAEYASFSFDASVSQIFSPLLTGAELHLIADEIRLDPVRINEYLEQNRIMYIDLPTPMCEQFLEMCDNNSLEVMTTGGEKLKKYNLPKFKLVDEYGPTENTVASTHIHLDRQWLKSPIGKPVPNTRAYILDRYQNPQPMGVPGELHLAGAGLARGYLNQPELSAEKFVDDPFFPEQKMYRTGDLARWLPDGNIDFLGRLDFQVKIRGYRIELEEIEARIVKLDYVSNAVVDVREDGTGSSFLCAWVETSKDNSLAAIQASLKEEMPDYMVPSSITPVEILPLNSSGKVDRRALPEPNLDSQSQAEFVLPETDTEKKLSLIWAQLLDITKIGADDSFISLGGHSLKALTMQYRIQKEFKVNIPVSEIFKLQTLRKIAEAIEALDGSGEVGITKVPVRSSYPVTSAQKRLYLINQMGNVKTAYNISLVMRIQGPLDHERLGASIDELVSRHDILRTAFSLEEGVPVLKVYQEITPKRFLAKVSPGEVQSQIRDFVKPFDLENAPLFRTALFQESSDSHVFVFDVHHIIMDGLSVSILMKELWEIYAGNELPAIEYSYKDFAVWQQETNAGGRLPRQEKYWLDAYKGFEQSMEFETDHARKAAMDYRGDRLIFEIPAEIKQGLEKVAEKSGVTLFSAMLAAYGIFLMRHTSCTDLVVGIPSSGRTVPEVENMLGMFVGTLPLRLLPEKNISLEDYLSAVNQTLMGALDNQEYPLEDLIEQLGVKREPGRMPLIDALFTLRDMPAAMDCGELTVTPENYNPKISKFDQTFEAIVHHEGIQLIIEYKKALFEKDSVQLWGEQYIQLLRQLCEHPEKAVGEYDIILPRERKFLLQEFNETAISNPDLTVIECFIQQAKRVPDAVAIKQDERTISYRELDEQTNRLANKLIAQGVKPGQVVGIVGSASVEFIIGILGALKAGAAYVPVDVGYPAERINFMMQEANVNIVLTTAGNDQTRKLAPSLNCMSLEDEKTYAENAGRPDVAYSPSNPIYIIYTSGSTGKPKGVMVPHKGVFNYLMWVKRSLLQNQVYDVPLYSSLSFDLVVTSIFIPLMTGARMVIYSGEDKSGLVEKIVRDNEVDILKMTPSHLALLEMVDCQSTRVKKLIVGGENLSTDLCLRILAKYPQGLSIINEYGPTEASVACAWHSFNPAMDRGGSVPIGVPAGNARLYILDEELRLVPRGAVGELYIAGDGLADCYVNRQDLTDQAFLPDPFAEGQRMYRTGDLVRLSVQGRIVYLGRKDHQVKIRGYRIETSEIENVLSKYPSIKDSFVLAVAGENSEDSFLCGYYTGSGEVDVSELKNHLLQELPGYMVPAHLIYMDQIPVTPNGKVDRRALPMPDCEECEIKQIIEPQNEVEEIVLKAFRSILRKSNIGMTDNFFDMGGNSLKAVTLTYELKKHVETGVNDVFKYQTPQRLARNVRPLENNLVNKLMEVKERFENGPVPNLSDSFTKQETDYAKQYAAYADLDVSEQKPYESVLLTGVTGFLGIFLLKGLLEKTDSNIQLIIRGKNIEEAGKRLDAKWKYYFKEALPETCRKRIKIHVGDLAGEKLGLPLADWQKLSEEVDCIINAAALVKHYGHYEEFVSANVDSTSNLIDLALQGRKKVLHQISTTSVGLGNIEGRDSLLFTEFELDAGQQTDNFYLRTKLEAEKQIIAAEKQGLTANIYRVSNIVFDSINGCFQENIEDNGFFRQVKSYIAVGAVPEGIDMCDFSFVDRVADSILTLFDRPALFNEIYHIQNETKQSLGSFLEAPGLNLAIRKMRIPQFVDLLMEKLNYDEYREDIESLLLHLGWLEKENVRTATMVSADKTLLVLKKLGFEWDRAKPETARNFVLEALKKRMEFLKSIRAFTGLPAQAVEGMALKSRYEVFAEGGLIQQEGDAAANLFFIVKGFVEISKRSHSGWSGTIKIAHAGDFVAVQNFVEENEAGNTLEAIMGDAHVVILDRKAIFSQLTQTPELAVKIMQIMAQQHRDLEKLLVYSS, from the coding sequence ATGAAAAATAGAACTGAACAGAAATTATATGAACTTTCCCATCCTCAAAAAAGGGTCTGGTACGGGGAAAAGACCTATCCCGGCGTGGGAGCCGCAAACCTGGTCTTTCTGGTGAAGTTTGATTTTGAGGTTGACTTCACTATACTGGAAAAAGCGATAAACGCGGTTCTTAAGGCCCATGTGGGTGTAAGAATGCGCATCACTGAAATTCCCGAAGAGGATTCCGTAAAACCATACCAATACGTTACCCCCTACACGGACCGGGAATTTGAAATCCATAATTTCCACGTTCCGGGCGGTTCCGAAAAGCTAAAAAACTGGGCCGCAGAAAAGACCGCCGAACCTTTCCCGTTTCTGGATACAGAATTCATCTATTTTGCCTTGCTCAATTATGACGACGGCAAAAAAGGCTATTACATCAAGCTGCACCACATTATCTCCGACGGCGGTACCTTTCTGCTCTTGTTCAGGGATATTAAAAATACCTATTTGCGCCTGCAGGAAGGAAAGGAGCCTGATTTTTCAACCATCAATTCCTACCTGGATTTTTTAAGCTACGAAAAAGAATATCTGAATTCCGACAGATTCAACGAAGATAAAAAATTTTGGGAAGAACAAATGCTGCCCATGCCGGAAGAAATATCCCTTTCCGGCACACGGGTTAAGGAAGATTTACTGGATGCGGGCCAAGCCACTTTAGCATTTGCAAGCGGGCTGCGCACGGAAATGCACGCCTGGGCAAAAGAAAACAAGACCTCCCTCTTCAAGATCGTTTATAGCGCAATAGCTGTTTATATAAGCCGCATTACCGGGACAGACGACTTTGTGCTGCCTACCTTCAACCACAACCGCTCCATAAAAGAACAATATGAAATGGCGGGAATGTTCATCAGCACCATTCCCGTAAGGATTCAGCTGGACGGTGAGGATTCTTTCAGCTCTTTGGTCAAAAGAAACGGGGAGCATTTGAACTACCTGATCAAGGAAAGGCAAAAATATCCCTTTGATGAGCTGGGTCTGCTTTTAAGGGAAAAATCCGGGATTGATCCATCCTTTTTCATGAATGTATCAGTTATCGGCCACCAGGACGTCATCCTTGAAGGCATGAGTGTGGAACACCTCCAGCCGCCCTATGAAGCGGGCGGGCTATCCATCCACGTGAACCCGGAAAACAAGGATATAACCGGAATTCTGGAACTTGAGTTCGACTATAAAAAGAATCTTTATTCGCACGAAGACATCGAGACCATTTTCAACGGTCTCTGCAACATCATCGCCGCAGGGATACGCCGGTCCGAGGGTAAAATCAAAGACCTGCCCATTCTTGCCCCCGCCCAGATCAAGCAATTGATACATGGTGTTAATGATACTGAAAAAAATTACGACCTTGAAACCACTCTGGTTCACTTGTTCGAAAGGCAGGTAAAACTCCACGGGGACTCCTGCGCCCTAGTCCTGGAAGACCGGAAACTGACCTATGCCGAACTGTCTCGCAAGGCCGATTCCCTTGCCTTCAAACTGCGTGAAGCCGGAGTCGGCCCGGAAATAATCGTCGGGCTCATTGCCGGCAGAACAGTAGAAAGCATAATTGCGATTCTGGCCATATTGAAGGCCGGAGGGGCCTACCTGCCCATTGATCCCAAATCCCCGTCCGAACGCATCCTCTACATCCTCAAGGATTCGGGGGCCGGGATACTGCTCGGCTGCGGGAATGATGTTCCAGAATCATACACGGGAACTTACTTCGAACTCACAAATGATTCTCTGTTCAGTCCGGTGAAAGGAAGTCTGCCCATAAGCACAAATCCCCGCAGTGCCGCATACATAATCTATACCTCAGGTTCAACCGGACGGCCCAAAGGGGTTGTCATCGAGCAGCGCAGTGTTGTGAACCTGGTCAACTGGCACAGCCGGGCCTACGGGATAAAACCGGGGACGAAAACCGCAGAGTATGCTTCCTTCAGCTTTGATGCCTCGGTATCCCAGATATTTTCACCGCTGCTGACCGGGGCGGAGCTGCATCTCATTGCGGATGAAATCAGGCTCGATCCGGTCAGGATAAATGAATACCTGGAACAGAACCGGATTATGTACATAGACCTGCCCACACCCATGTGTGAGCAATTTCTTGAAATGTGCGACAATAATTCCCTGGAAGTAATGACCACCGGCGGGGAAAAATTAAAGAAATACAATCTGCCCAAATTCAAGTTGGTTGATGAATACGGTCCCACTGAAAACACGGTTGCTTCCACACATATCCATCTGGATAGGCAGTGGCTTAAATCGCCCATCGGCAAGCCTGTCCCCAACACCCGGGCATATATTCTAGACCGTTACCAAAATCCCCAGCCCATGGGCGTGCCCGGAGAACTCCACCTGGCCGGAGCCGGGCTGGCCAGGGGCTACCTGAACCAGCCGGAGCTCAGCGCTGAAAAATTTGTGGACGACCCATTTTTCCCGGAACAGAAAATGTACCGCACCGGAGACCTTGCAAGGTGGCTGCCGGACGGCAACATAGACTTTCTGGGCCGCCTGGATTTCCAGGTCAAAATCAGGGGATACCGTATCGAGCTGGAAGAGATTGAAGCGCGTATAGTCAAATTGGACTATGTGAGCAACGCGGTGGTGGATGTGCGGGAAGACGGCACAGGCTCTTCTTTCCTCTGCGCCTGGGTCGAGACCTCAAAAGACAATTCCCTCGCCGCCATACAGGCAAGCTTGAAAGAGGAAATGCCGGATTACATGGTTCCCTCTTCCATTACCCCGGTGGAAATTTTGCCTCTCAACAGCTCCGGAAAAGTGGACCGCCGGGCATTGCCGGAGCCGAATCTCGACTCCCAAAGTCAAGCAGAGTTTGTCCTCCCCGAAACTGATACTGAGAAAAAACTTTCCCTTATCTGGGCCCAATTACTGGACATCACAAAAATCGGTGCGGATGATAGCTTCATAAGCCTTGGCGGGCATTCCCTCAAGGCCCTGACCATGCAGTACCGGATACAAAAAGAATTCAAGGTAAATATTCCCGTCTCGGAAATCTTCAAACTGCAAACCTTGAGGAAAATAGCCGAGGCCATTGAAGCATTGGATGGAAGCGGCGAGGTCGGCATAACCAAAGTTCCCGTACGCAGCTCCTACCCGGTGACTTCCGCCCAGAAGAGGCTCTATCTGATCAATCAGATGGGGAATGTAAAAACCGCCTACAACATTTCCCTGGTCATGAGGATACAGGGGCCGTTGGATCATGAAAGACTTGGTGCTTCCATTGACGAACTGGTTTCGCGCCATGATATCCTGCGCACTGCTTTCAGCCTGGAGGAAGGCGTGCCGGTTCTCAAGGTTTACCAGGAGATTACTCCCAAAAGATTTCTGGCAAAGGTTTCCCCCGGTGAGGTACAATCGCAGATCAGGGACTTCGTAAAACCGTTTGACCTTGAAAACGCCCCCCTATTCCGTACTGCGCTATTCCAAGAATCTTCGGACAGCCATGTTTTCGTCTTTGATGTCCACCACATCATCATGGATGGCCTTTCTGTTTCAATCCTCATGAAAGAACTCTGGGAAATTTACGCCGGCAATGAACTCCCGGCCATCGAATACAGCTATAAGGATTTTGCCGTCTGGCAGCAGGAAACAAATGCCGGCGGAAGATTGCCGAGGCAGGAGAAATACTGGCTTGACGCATACAAAGGCTTTGAACAAAGCATGGAATTTGAAACCGACCATGCCCGGAAAGCCGCCATGGATTACAGGGGAGACCGCCTGATTTTCGAGATTCCCGCAGAAATTAAGCAGGGGCTTGAAAAAGTTGCAGAAAAATCCGGGGTGACCCTGTTTAGCGCCATGCTCGCCGCTTACGGAATCTTTTTAATGCGCCACACTTCCTGCACCGACCTTGTGGTGGGAATTCCTTCTTCAGGCCGCACCGTGCCTGAAGTGGAAAATATGCTCGGCATGTTCGTGGGGACTTTGCCGCTCAGGCTGTTACCTGAAAAAAACATATCCCTTGAAGACTATTTGTCCGCCGTAAACCAAACCCTCATGGGCGCATTGGATAACCAGGAATATCCTCTTGAAGACCTTATTGAGCAGCTCGGGGTAAAAAGGGAACCCGGCAGGATGCCTTTAATCGACGCTCTTTTTACCTTACGGGACATGCCCGCAGCTATGGACTGCGGAGAACTCACGGTTACCCCCGAAAACTACAACCCGAAGATTTCAAAATTTGACCAGACCTTTGAAGCCATCGTTCATCACGAAGGCATCCAGCTGATCATAGAATACAAAAAAGCCTTGTTTGAAAAGGACAGTGTGCAACTTTGGGGTGAGCAATACATCCAGCTTTTACGGCAGCTATGCGAGCACCCCGAAAAAGCCGTGGGTGAATACGATATAATTTTACCCCGGGAGCGCAAGTTTTTACTGCAGGAATTTAACGAGACCGCAATTTCCAACCCGGATTTGACTGTAATCGAATGCTTCATTCAGCAGGCAAAACGGGTACCAGACGCTGTTGCTATCAAACAGGACGAGCGAACCATCAGCTACCGAGAGTTGGATGAACAGACCAACCGGTTGGCCAATAAACTCATTGCCCAAGGCGTAAAGCCCGGCCAGGTTGTCGGTATTGTCGGTTCCGCATCCGTTGAATTTATTATAGGCATTCTGGGAGCACTGAAAGCCGGGGCGGCCTACGTCCCCGTTGATGTGGGCTATCCTGCCGAGAGAATAAATTTCATGATGCAGGAAGCGAATGTCAACATTGTCCTGACCACGGCAGGAAATGACCAGACCCGGAAGCTGGCCCCCTCTCTCAACTGCATGTCCCTTGAAGATGAAAAAACTTATGCGGAGAATGCAGGCCGGCCGGATGTGGCTTACTCGCCTTCCAACCCTATTTACATCATCTACACCTCCGGTTCCACGGGTAAACCCAAAGGGGTTATGGTTCCCCATAAAGGGGTTTTCAACTACCTGATGTGGGTAAAAAGAAGTTTGCTGCAAAATCAGGTCTATGACGTTCCCCTTTATTCTTCGCTTTCATTCGACCTTGTGGTCACATCAATTTTTATCCCGCTTATGACCGGGGCCCGCATGGTCATTTATTCAGGCGAGGACAAAAGCGGCCTGGTGGAAAAAATTGTCCGCGACAATGAAGTGGATATCCTGAAAATGACTCCCAGCCATCTGGCACTTCTTGAAATGGTTGATTGCCAGAGCACCCGTGTTAAAAAATTAATTGTCGGGGGAGAAAACTTAAGCACAGATCTCTGCCTACGTATTCTTGCCAAATATCCGCAAGGTCTTTCAATAATAAATGAATACGGACCAACCGAAGCGTCCGTGGCCTGCGCCTGGCATTCCTTTAATCCCGCAATGGACAGGGGCGGCTCCGTTCCCATAGGGGTTCCTGCGGGAAACGCCCGTCTTTATATCCTTGACGAAGAGCTCCGGCTTGTGCCCCGCGGCGCTGTGGGCGAATTGTATATTGCCGGCGACGGATTGGCTGATTGTTATGTGAACCGGCAGGATCTTACCGATCAGGCCTTTTTGCCCGATCCTTTTGCCGAAGGACAAAGAATGTACAGAACCGGGGATCTTGTGCGCTTGTCTGTGCAGGGCCGCATTGTTTACCTGGGCCGCAAGGACCACCAGGTAAAAATCAGGGGCTACCGGATCGAAACCTCTGAGATAGAAAATGTGCTGAGCAAATATCCCTCCATAAAGGACAGTTTCGTTCTGGCCGTTGCCGGCGAAAATTCGGAAGATTCTTTCCTGTGCGGATATTATACCGGATCCGGGGAAGTGGATGTTTCTGAATTGAAGAACCATCTGTTGCAGGAACTGCCGGGCTATATGGTCCCGGCACACTTGATCTACATGGACCAGATTCCGGTCACGCCCAACGGCAAGGTCGACCGCCGGGCGCTGCCCATGCCTGATTGCGAAGAGTGCGAAATCAAGCAGATTATCGAACCCCAGAATGAGGTGGAAGAAATAGTCCTCAAGGCTTTCCGCTCCATTCTCAGAAAAAGCAACATCGGCATGACCGATAACTTTTTCGATATGGGCGGTAACTCGCTTAAAGCCGTCACCCTTACCTACGAGCTGAAAAAGCATGTGGAAACCGGGGTTAACGATGTTTTCAAATATCAAACTCCGCAAAGACTGGCCCGCAATGTCAGACCCCTGGAAAACAACCTGGTCAATAAATTGATGGAGGTCAAAGAACGGTTCGAAAACGGCCCGGTTCCGAATTTAAGTGATTCCTTTACAAAGCAGGAAACTGATTACGCAAAACAATACGCAGCATACGCGGACCTGGATGTTTCTGAACAGAAACCATACGAATCCGTACTCTTAACCGGTGTTACCGGGTTTCTGGGAATTTTCCTTTTAAAAGGTTTACTGGAAAAAACTGATTCAAATATCCAGCTGATAATCCGGGGCAAAAATATTGAAGAGGCCGGGAAACGTCTTGATGCCAAATGGAAATATTATTTTAAAGAAGCCCTGCCGGAGACATGCCGGAAAAGAATCAAAATCCATGTGGGCGACCTGGCCGGAGAAAAACTGGGCTTACCTCTTGCCGACTGGCAAAAACTATCGGAGGAAGTCGACTGCATTATCAATGCTGCGGCCCTGGTGAAACATTACGGGCATTACGAAGAATTCGTCTCGGCAAATGTGGACTCTACCTCTAATCTGATTGATTTAGCCCTTCAAGGCCGCAAAAAGGTATTGCATCAGATTTCAACCACATCGGTGGGATTGGGTAATATCGAAGGGCGGGATTCCCTGCTCTTTACCGAATTTGAGCTCGATGCTGGACAGCAGACAGATAACTTCTACCTGCGCACAAAGCTTGAAGCGGAAAAACAGATTATCGCAGCAGAGAAGCAGGGACTTACCGCCAATATTTATAGGGTTTCCAACATTGTTTTTGATTCAATAAACGGCTGTTTCCAGGAAAATATTGAAGATAACGGTTTTTTTAGACAGGTAAAATCATACATTGCCGTGGGCGCTGTGCCCGAAGGCATTGATATGTGTGATTTTTCCTTTGTTGACCGGGTGGCGGATTCAATCCTGACCCTTTTTGACCGCCCGGCGCTGTTTAATGAAATTTACCATATTCAAAATGAAACCAAGCAAAGTCTCGGCAGTTTCCTGGAAGCTCCCGGGCTGAATCTGGCGATCAGGAAAATGCGTATTCCGCAATTTGTTGATCTGCTCATGGAAAAGTTGAATTACGATGAATACCGTGAGGACATTGAGTCTCTGCTGCTGCATCTGGGCTGGCTGGAAAAAGAGAATGTACGTACCGCAACCATGGTCAGCGCAGACAAGACCTTACTGGTCTTGAAAAAACTCGGTTTTGAATGGGACAGGGCCAAGCCTGAAACCGCCCGGAATTTTGTTCTGGAAGCTTTGAAAAAACGCATGGAATTTTTGAAAAGCATCAGGGCCTTTACCGGACTGCCCGCCCAGGCTGTTGAAGGCATGGCTCTTAAATCCAGGTATGAAGTGTTTGCTGAAGGCGGGCTGATCCAGCAGGAAGGGGACGCGGCAGCCAATCTGTTCTTTATTGTGAAAGGCTTTGTCGAGATAAGCAAACGCTCTCATTCAGGATGGTCAGGAACCATAAAAATAGCCCATGCCGGGGACTTTGTCGCTGTTCAAAACTTTGTAGAGGAAAATGAAGCAGGCAACACCTTGGAAGCCATTATGGGGGACGCCCATGTGGTTATCCTTGACCGCAAAGCCATATTTAGCCAATTGACCCAAACACCGGAACTTGCAGTAAAAATTATGCAGATTATGGCCCAGCAACACAGGGATCTGGAAAAATTGCTGGTCTATTCCAGCTAG
- a CDS encoding MFS transporter: MKNIITILVIAIGTFLVNLDASIVNIALPTLCTDFTVDIQDVSWVVLIYLCAVGGLLLFSGKLGDVLGSKRIFIAGFLVFALGSLFCGMAEHIYTMYLGRLVQGIGAACIMANFGAILLQNLPAEYSGRAFGLNTVLGGIGYAMGAPLGGWLIHSVGWRWIFLINIPVGALAITAALVCLKKDQPRESRLEHFDLQGLLFSLTSITFFLLILTRAFGEDVFSTPYFGAAAFVLVCTLAFIRREFKTEHPILEIPIFLKTGIAATIIANMALVIVLAGLNFLFPFYFMEVLNMNVARTGLFLMCFPAVSVVMSPLAGYLSDKIGAKKIVILATAVGVLSTAGFYSFGPHVSTMGILFIFVCFGIALASFFTSNITLFMSNAPADKAGMFTAVASSGTTVGSALGVSIFTNFLETGTGEVLSNRASQIDAGFHYAVILATVFALVALGASMLSKPGQPVLSEGE, from the coding sequence GTGAAAAATATTATAACTATTTTAGTAATCGCCATAGGGACCTTCCTGGTCAATCTTGATGCCAGCATTGTTAACATTGCACTTCCCACGCTTTGCACGGATTTCACGGTAGATATCCAAGATGTATCTTGGGTGGTCCTGATTTATTTATGCGCAGTTGGAGGCTTGCTCCTCTTTTCCGGAAAATTGGGAGATGTACTGGGCTCGAAACGGATATTCATCGCCGGGTTTCTGGTCTTTGCGCTGGGGTCCCTTTTCTGCGGCATGGCCGAGCATATTTATACAATGTATCTGGGCCGGCTTGTTCAGGGCATCGGGGCGGCATGCATTATGGCAAATTTCGGAGCAATCCTTTTGCAGAACCTGCCTGCGGAATATTCAGGCCGGGCATTTGGATTGAATACGGTCCTTGGCGGAATCGGATACGCCATGGGTGCCCCCCTGGGCGGCTGGCTGATACATTCCGTGGGCTGGCGCTGGATTTTTCTAATCAATATCCCGGTGGGAGCCCTGGCCATAACGGCTGCGCTCGTCTGCCTGAAAAAAGATCAGCCCCGGGAGTCGAGGCTGGAGCATTTCGACCTGCAAGGACTCTTATTCAGCCTGACCTCCATCACCTTTTTTTTGCTGATTCTGACCCGCGCTTTCGGCGAAGATGTATTTTCAACCCCTTATTTCGGGGCCGCAGCCTTTGTCCTGGTCTGCACCCTGGCCTTCATCCGGCGAGAATTCAAAACCGAGCATCCCATTCTTGAAATCCCCATATTTTTAAAAACAGGGATCGCCGCCACCATTATCGCCAACATGGCCCTGGTAATTGTTCTGGCCGGTTTGAATTTTCTTTTTCCATTCTACTTCATGGAAGTCCTGAACATGAATGTGGCCCGCACCGGTCTTTTTCTCATGTGCTTTCCAGCAGTTTCCGTTGTGATGAGCCCCCTGGCCGGCTACCTCTCGGATAAAATAGGTGCCAAAAAAATCGTTATCCTGGCCACCGCCGTGGGAGTTTTGTCCACTGCGGGCTTTTATTCTTTTGGTCCCCATGTTTCAACTATGGGCATTCTCTTTATCTTCGTCTGCTTCGGAATCGCCCTAGCCTCATTTTTCACTTCAAACATCACCTTATTCATGAGCAATGCCCCGGCGGACAAAGCCGGGATGTTTACGGCTGTGGCTTCCTCCGGAACTACTGTAGGCTCTGCTCTGGGCGTAAGCATATTTACCAATTTTCTGGAAACCGGAACTGGAGAGGTTCTTTCAAACCGGGCCTCACAAATAGATGCCGGTTTTCACTATGCTGTAATTCTTGCCACCGTCTTTGCCCTTGTCGCTCTCGGGGCATCCATGCTGTCGAAACCTGGTCAACCTGTACTTTCTGAAGGGGAATAA
- the ccsA gene encoding cytochrome c biogenesis protein CcsA, whose protein sequence is MSALLSLHIIICSLGYFLFGITSVSAYAYLKSERAIKTKSYRLGEGFRWSLHDLDRSLFVSLTLGFVSMGLGLLMGIALQHSKYGMVDLTSPRIFFPAIIWLFYLLILFFRLTMGLRGKIPSYMAVYGFHAVIMSFVLELYLAAT, encoded by the coding sequence ATGTCAGCACTTTTGTCTCTCCATATTATCATTTGCTCTCTGGGATATTTTCTTTTTGGAATAACTTCCGTGAGCGCCTATGCCTATCTGAAGAGCGAAAGAGCGATTAAGACCAAGTCGTATAGATTGGGTGAGGGATTTCGCTGGAGTCTCCATGATCTGGACCGTAGCCTTTTTGTCTCCCTGACCCTCGGTTTTGTATCGATGGGCCTTGGGCTGCTCATGGGCATAGCTCTTCAGCATTCGAAATATGGAATGGTTGATCTGACTTCGCCGCGGATATTCTTTCCAGCCATTATTTGGCTTTTCTACCTACTCATATTGTTCTTCAGGCTCACCATGGGCCTGCGCGGTAAGATCCCTTCATATATGGCGGTCTATGGTTTTCATGCAGTGATAATGTCCTTTGTTCTGGAGCTATATCTGGCAGCAACCTAA
- a CDS encoding response regulator transcription factor has product MANNILVIEDDADLQQLLKEYLAGFGYTVHSEGTPEAGLEALKSLSPDLLILDVMLPGINGFEVCRRVRQDSQIPIIMLTARGDVMDRVAGLEIGADDYLPKPFEPRELVARIQSILRRSQHNTMSEIGKGEFGSLRIDFDVRAALLNEEDIGLTTNEFNALAVLARNPGKTFSRDDLMQELRGLDSESFNRSIDITMSRIRQKLGDDPKYPRYIKTIWGTGYVFIGQGNEDG; this is encoded by the coding sequence ATGGCAAATAACATTTTAGTCATCGAGGACGACGCCGATCTACAGCAACTTCTTAAAGAATATCTTGCCGGATTCGGTTATACAGTCCATTCCGAAGGAACGCCCGAAGCAGGTTTGGAAGCCTTAAAATCCCTTTCTCCCGACCTGCTCATTCTGGATGTTATGCTCCCCGGAATAAACGGCTTCGAGGTCTGTCGCCGTGTTAGGCAGGACTCACAGATCCCGATCATCATGCTGACCGCTCGCGGTGACGTAATGGACCGGGTGGCCGGACTTGAAATCGGGGCTGATGACTACTTGCCCAAGCCGTTTGAACCTCGTGAACTAGTCGCCCGCATCCAATCCATCCTGCGTCGCAGCCAGCATAATACGATGTCCGAAATAGGAAAAGGAGAGTTCGGTTCACTTCGTATCGACTTCGATGTCCGTGCCGCGCTGCTCAATGAGGAAGACATTGGCCTGACCACCAATGAATTCAACGCCCTTGCCGTTTTGGCTCGCAACCCCGGAAAAACATTCAGCAGGGACGATCTTATGCAAGAGCTGCGAGGACTGGACAGTGAATCATTCAACCGCTCCATAGATATCACCATGAGTCGCATCCGCCAGAAGTTAGGCGACGATCCCAAGTATCCCAGATACATCAAAACAATCTGGGGAACCGGCTATGTCTTTATTGGACAAGGAAATGAAGATGGCTAG